The sequence below is a genomic window from Alosa alosa isolate M-15738 ecotype Scorff River chromosome 5, AALO_Geno_1.1, whole genome shotgun sequence.
GGAAAGGTAACGTTATGTCTGATAATATCTTCGAAGGACCcgttgatttaaaaaaaaaaagtgacactTAGGCATTTTGTTTATCAACATCTGAAGTTTGATTGCTGCTGTACATTGTGAACTGTAGATAACTGCCTGGAtacctaacgttagctttgaagCTCGCTAGCACTTAGCCGTAGTCTGTAGTTGAGTAACCTTTGAAGTTTCAGCTTCCAAGTCGCAAGGTGACAGTCGTGCTTGATTAGGCTGGACAGCATTATTCGGAAGTTAGGAAATGTAATTTTACGTCTGTTTTAAACATGTCGAGATCATGCCGTGAAGGCTGGATCTCGGTTTAGTTCTAGCTAGCACTAATGGTATTATCCTCCGCCCAAATTTGAAGCTAATATTACTTAGCATGTGAGTTAACAAGTAGCTTCTAGGTAGATTGTGGAGTAGTGGGCAACTTTGAGTGAAACTGGTCGCTGTTATGTAATTTAACCGGGCAAGTTAGTTAACCTTACATGACGGACGCAAATACTTGTTGGCAAGAAGACAGACTAACTTTGAGGTAGTTTGATATGACACTAGGCCTGACTTGTAACTCGAGCATTGTGAGTTGTAAACAGAACACTTCGCTAGAGCTCGGTTCTAACCGCTGTCGCTTCTagacactaataataataatctccaGCACATTCACTGAAGTCCTGCAATTTACAGAGAATGGCGTACCCAAAATCCCACAACCCGTTTGCCGATGATGACGAGGAGGAGACGACCGCCTCCCGATCAAGAGGTGGTTTCAACTTTGACGACGACCCAGCCGAAAGCCGCATGACCGAGGCCGAGCGTCGACAGAGGCATCTCCAGCAGGAGGTCATGCGGACGGCGCAGTCCGCCGTGGACAGCAGCAACAGGTCGCTTGGACTTATCTATGAGTCGGAGAAAGTCGGCACAGAGACGGCAGAGGTAAATGCCATATGAAATAACACCTACTGTTTGTCTACacgttatggttatggtttcaaggatttttatttgtcacatacatagagatactgttgtaagacatgtagtGAATTAGCATTTAGCTGCTCAACTTTCATGTGCATAGTGTCTAATAAGGATAAACaacaatatttaaaataatttaatatatagattgagagagagaaggtggtaaaattgcagtgtgtgtaagtgcagtaTGGCAAGTTCATATAATGTAGTTTAAAGAGTTTTATGTGTGTTAAGGATGCACATGGCTTGAAAGAAACTCCTCTTCAGTCTTTATACTGTTATAGCCCTGTGGGAACAGAGACAGCCTGACCTCAGTGTTTTAAACAGTCCATTGTCAGTCAGGGTGTGAAATGTCCtttatttattgttattgttgtggttaggcctagcctacttagCAGAGGCTTTATCCAAAGTCAGGTACACCTATAATaacaacacacaatacactaaCTTCCGCAATTACCGGCGAAATAACTATTGCCGATGTGAAATAACAAGTGACGacaaggcgagagagagagagagaatcaccaGCTGTCTGCACATGACTTCACTTCAGTGTGCAGTTTGTGTCTGGTAGTAGATGGCAGACAGTTGCTAATCTTTTCGCCGCCATTGTTATGTGGACCGACCAAGAATTAGTCACATCAGCGTTTCAACCATCAACATAGTGCATGCAGTTTAAAAAAGGCTAAGGCAAAACATATACTAAGGTTATCTCTCTGCtgatataggctaggcctatcaTTGTCATGTCTGAACAAACAATCAAGggttgttttaatgttgtgAAGCAGACATAGAACCATAGATCTCTGTGTGCAGCTTTGCCTATCAGCCTCTTGAGCTTTACATGACCTTAACCTCACATGACTTTAAGAAGTACTTACTGGGCCCCGgccgtggcgcgactggctggggcacctgcaccgtacgccggcgacccgagTTCAATTCCCGCCCCCGTgatcctttccggatcccacctcgattctctctcccactcgcttcctgtcattctccactgtcctatctccttaaaaggcataaaaaggctaAACACAACTCCCAACCCCTCAACATGACATATTAGTCATTAACATGACATATTAGCAAAGGTAATAGATTTGTCAGTCAAGGCAGTTTTTACCAGCAAACTGAATAGGTTGCATTACTCTCTCACAGCCTGAAAAGTGTTGTACGGGGGGCTCTGTGGCACAACAGGCTACAGcatacgggtccaagtgcccacggggacccaggttcaaatccgacctgcggtcatatcccggtcccaccccatctctctctcccacttacttcctgtctcactcttcactgtcctatacaaataaaggcaaaaagctcAAAGTGTTGTAACTGAAGTGCCCACTTCTGTCCCTGAAGAGGGAAGGAATGAAAGCAGAATGGGTAGTGCTGTTGTCCTTTTTGTTAGCTCACAACAACACTGGGCATTATTTAGGCCGGGATCACACTGGAAATAACGAAGCGGCAGCGGTAAGAGTAACGTGacactcagaccataataagttctgtCTTGTTCCTtagtaacacaaacggtttgcctaaACTGAATATTGAATACTCTCGTGTTgtgctcagcttgttcaatgcTAGCGTTCCgttgccgaaccatagagaacaataggaaacctgccaaCCTGTGATTCTACCAAACAGCAGGTGTTTCCTGTTGCCTGAGTGGTTTCACAACTGCTACCGCTACTTCtacactcactctctcgctctcctttctttctttctttttctttctttctttctttctttctttcattcgttcattcgttctttctttctctctctcattgtggtTATTAGCTGACTGGACTTGAGTGTTTATATGATGGGCCAAATTggccatctttctttctttctttctttctttctttctttctttctctttcttcccttttatttcctttttgtCACCATGCAGTCTATACTGTGACTGGACAGTGCATTGTGCAAGACTTCATAGACCTTCCCCTATAAGACCTCATTCCCAGCCCCTTTCTCACTGTACAGTACTGCGGCactaccctgggaatccagagttctcgtggAAGCATTTGCTCAGCGAATAACTTGCATCtcggggaaccaatcacatctgtGTTATCCAATCGACATAGTGTTAGCATCAAAGAccggaatcagtcagtcagtcaggagTTGATcgtatagtgtagtgtgtattgcgtgcagtgagattttcaaatgcgtgcttggtgccgcccacgagttgggccattaagttattcgtggccagacccttaatctttcagatTGGGTCTGGTCCTCCAGGCTACTGCAGCACTGCAACGGCTGTGAATGTGAGAGTGTTTGCCTGGGAGTTtgtagtgtatgtgtacgtgtgtaggcgcatgcacacgcatgtgTGTTTCATCATGTGCTTCCCCCGATGACTTCCTTTCTCTGTGGCAAACATCTGCATTATCTTGCTGCGACTCTCCCTTACACTCTCTTGTTCTTGGCCTGATCAtctgctccgtgtgtgtgtgtgtgtgtgtgtgtgtgtgtgtgtgtaggagctgaTGCGTCAGGGCGAGGCCCTGAAGCGGACGGAGCGCATGGTGGACAACATGGAGCAGGACATGCGGACGAGCCAGCGCCACATCAACAGCATCAAGAGTGTGTGGGGTGGCCTGGTCAACTACTTCAAGGCCAAGCCCGAACCCGCCAAACCTCCTCAGAGGGACCAGCCCACGGGATACCAAGCCAACAGCAAGTACGCATCcttgcgctgtgtgtgtgtgtctgtgtctgtgtgtctgtgtctgtgtctgtgtctgtgtgtgtgtgtgtctgtctctgataTGAGAGCGAGACCACAGAGAGACTTGCCTGAGGGATACCAGGCTAGCAGAAAAAGAGGCTGACttcagtgtgtctgtatgtgaccCCGAACTGCTGTGTCTAGTGCTTTTACTCTCTGTGTATGGGATTGTTTGTGTGATCCTCACATTCCCCATGTCTGTCTGCCAGTTTGCCCTCTGttagtgtatctgtgtgaattgcttattgtgtgcatgtatctgtgCATCTCcttgtcttctgtgtgtgtgtgtgtgttagcgtgcatgcctgagtgcgtgcatgtgagagcatgtgtgttgaACATCACTTCATAAATcttggtgtgtttgtgagtgagtctTTGTGTAAATGTGAGTATGTTTGTAGGACTTCTTGTCCAAGTGGTATGTAAGATCAGTGACCTCTCACCCTTGACCCCTAGCATCAGCAGTCTGTCATAAAACAAGTGGCTGGCTGACCCTGCTAAATCACCTCTAGGAAAACAGGAAGGAGAAAGGCCTGTGGAATGTGTGGCCAGCCCCCCTGTGGAGTGGTGGGGTGCAGTGAGTCGATTTGACCACTAGAGGGCAGCAGACACCTGCAGGTTGCGATGCTGTGCTATTTACTTCATGCTTCTCCCTTTTGATGTGACATTTATCCAGGCTCCAGGACGCCCTATCGGAAAGTAAACAACAAGAGGACCGGTATGAGGCCAGCCATCCCAACCTACGGAAACTGGACACATCTGGTAAataagtgaacacacacacatgctggaaCTCACTTGCTCATTCAGTAACTCTGACACAACATTGTAAAATGCACAGTGCGGTTGCCTGGTTAAAAGCTAAAAATTATTAAATGCTGAGTGTATTAATTTCCAAGCACCTGTTGGTCTCTACAGTTAAATAGTATGTCTATCCAATAGGATTTGGCGCTTCAGCTGCATCAAATGACACTCCGTCCAATCAGAATGGCTATTCTAAGAACAGACACCTACAAGCTGCCCATGAAAAACTGGATGACAACTTGGgtaagtcatacacacacaacctgggtaagatacacatacacccttagtaagtcacacacatacacacagcctcggtaagtcacacacacatttccatggACATGCTTGGGGAGTAAAAATGAAGAATACTTCATTTGTGTTCTAGTCGTGACATGTCTTGTCTTTGCCCATATTGACCTGACGCTCACTTTAAAacaacatttttattttgagATTTTAAGAACCTATTCGTTTGGCTTTATACATGTCTATTTAGCTTATAGAACTTGTTATAACTTataacatatttgtgtgtgtgtgtgtgtgtgtgtgtgtgtgtgtgtgtgtgtgtgtgtgtgtgtttgtgttgcggGCCCAGATGAGATGTGTTCGGGCCTGAGCCGGCTGAAGAACCTGGGTCTGGGCCTGCAGTCTGAGATCGACGACCAGGACGTGTCTCTGGACTCACTGCTCAACAAGGTGGACAACATGGACGGACGCATCAGCTCCACCAACCGCCAGCTCAAAAAACtataaacaacaacacaaacaaacaaacaaaacagaactcTGCCAGGGCCAATGTCAGCCCAGTGCACACACTATGTGCCGGACatattgtgcacacacacacacacacacacatatccacacaagAAAACTGTATTCATGCACAAGTCCTTAATCACTCAactcaaatttttttttatcttgtttcTTGTGAAGGGAGTGTGTATGTTGAGGGGTGGTGTGATAttgatgtctgtctgtgtgtttgtttgtgagtgaatGGATGGTATAAGACTGGATTGCGGGATTTGCTGTGAATTTGAAGTTGTTTTGAAGAGagccattgtttttgtttgtttgtgtgaatgtacagTAGTCTGTCATGAGAGGTTCTACAGTATCTCATAATATTCATCATGTAATAGAGTTAAAACTTTGTGGCCTAAACAAGCAAgaactctgtttctctgtctgtctttctctctctcctgttgtcTCTCACTAtttcactccatctctcacacacatacatacacacgcacacttgtacacacacaccaaacttcTTTATCACTCAGCAGTCAGCACATGTGTCACCGTAACTAAACTTAACCATCTCAAGCTTGAGCTGCATGACTTTCAGCCCACTTTGTGTCTTTTCTATGCTCAAGCGTTGCAGCTAGCCGGTGGCTGTGCTAGTGTGTAGTCTGGCATTGTCATAACCGCTGCAGCTAGCTGGTGGCTGTGCTAATGTGTAGTCTGGCATTGTCATGACCGCTGCAGCTAGCAACTGTGCTAATGTGTAGTAGTCTGGCATTGTCATAACTGCTGCAGCTAGCGGCCGTGCTAATGTGTAGTAGTCTGGCATTGTCATAACTGCTGCAGCTAGCGGCCGTGCTAATGTGTAGTAGTCTGGCATTGTCATAACTGCTGCAGCTAGTGACCATGCTAATGTGTAGTAGCCTGGCATTGTCATGACTGCTGTAGATAGTGTAGCACTGTCTCATTCTGTCTGGGTCTTGGAGCCTTGTGTCTATACTATGCTGTCTGGAGGGGGACTCCCCTTATGTCGTCCCATCTCCAGCCTGCACTGAACCTGGCCTAGCTATGGCCCGCACCTGGTTCGCAGTCAACCCCTGtctgggtcaaaggtcaactcAGTTCTCTGTCAAATTCCTCAAATCAAATCCAaggaattaaattgaattgaattaaaattCAAACTAGTTTTATTGACTAATTTTATTGGCTAGTTTGTGTTGCCAGCTCATTTCTAGTTGTAAAGCGACTTGACAGCTAtgggccacatcagggctaGATTTGATTCTCTTGCCTGGGATTGATTTGCCAGCTGTATTGGCTAATCAATTCGTGTTGCCAAATCATGTCTAGTCGTAAAGCCTGCTTTCCGCACGGCTACTGGGGAGGCCCTATGATCAGTGTGGGAACACCTGTACTTACTGCCCACTGCACAGCTGTACTTATGCCATTGTTGAGCTCACTGAACTCGACCTtgtggaaaggtgtgtgtgtgtgtctgtctgtctgtgtgtgtctgtgtctatgtaagcattcatgtgtgtgccagagagagaaCCACACATACTGACCATCTGCCTTCACGCTGTCCCCGCCCTCACACAGTATTGAGGTGGTGGGTTCTTCCATAAACTCCTGGCCCCTTTGCCCATTGTTTTATACCTGTTTGTTACGTTTAATGTTATTTGGTGGAATTTAGTCTGTCACCCCTTGGCTGCTGTACACTGTAATGTGGGGAGATTAACTTGAGAACTAAAACTTTGTGGGAAAAACCTTCAGTCAAgttcatttcattcatttttttattggGTCAGATTTTTCATCCATCCTTGCTCCCCATATGTATTTCCGATGGCAAAATGTATGTTGTAAAATGTGttttcaatgaatgaatgaatgaacaaacgAAAAAAGAGATACAACAGTAATAAAACATGTATTATACTTTTATGACTGTTGATAATTGTCGTTTTTCATTTCGGCCTTAAGCCTTTATGCTTACATCTCTAGTCGTTTCCAGAACTTTAAAGTCAAGTAAAATAGGCACATTCTGAGTGGCTTAAACGTTTGCTAACGCTACCAGTCTATGATTATTCCTACAAATTGAAAGGTTATCATTTTTTCCAAATCCTAATATGTAGGACACTGTTAGGTAAATTACCTAAAGGaagctctttaaaaaaaatcttgcgCTATGTTCTCTGAGGTAGATTATACTATTTGACCTTAAATTCATTGTTTTCTCTAACCACGTCAACCAACGGCGCGCACCGCTATTCATTATCATTCCTGCCTACCAGGCCAGCTGCACGCGGACACCTAGGCTCTCATTACCGCCGCGTGATGAATGTGGCGCGCGAACAGCTGGTTTCACTGGACGGCGGCCGGTAAAAGCGGTGTTTAGGTTGTCCACACATCAGTGGACAAACACGATATAGACGCTATGCCCTTAATTAAGCTCATAGGTCAGAGTCTGTTACATAAGTGCAATGTCGAAGAAATGCACAGAGAGCGAATACCCGCCGCTATGACCTCGTGTATTGCTCAACCATCGGACGCTGGTATTTTACATCATCTGCAAAGGAATGCGCTCTCACGCCGTTAACACTCCAGCAGAAGAATGTGGCCAAATTATAATGGACATGGTCAGGTCTACTTTTTGAAATATCtacatttaaaaagagagaattaCATAGGGTGTTGTAGCCTATTTTTCTAAATTCATACATTGCAGCCTATCATCTGTAATGACTGAACAAGGAAAATCCCCTAACctaaaatacaaatgatatACATGAGACACTGTACCCAACAGGTAGCCCTTAAATTGCCGTCACTCGGGTCCTGTCCTGTGGGTCCCGTGGCCAccgtttgtttttattttattccgCTCAGCTGTCTTGGTGTGGCCAGACAGTGTCCATCCCATGACAAAGGGGCGGAATGTCCCTCTTTTCAAACACTCTAATCCCACAAACGTCTGCTGTCAGGAATCATTAGGGCAACAGGCCAAAGACATGGCTTtcctgccaccacacacacacacagacacacacactctctctcacacatacacacactcatacacacacgacTGGGGATATGTAAACTAcacatacgcaaacacacacacacacacatacgcacacactctctcacacatacacacactcatacccacACGACTGCGGATATGTGAactacacgtacacacacagtacacacacacacacaaacacacacacgctcagggCAAAGATCAATTTTTCTAGTCATGCATGACAACACCCACGTTTTCACAGGCCAAAGAAAATCCACTGCTCATacctcacacagacaaacacacacacgcacacacaaactcatacactgGTAATGGTCAGACCTGCTGTCACCGTTGGAGGATTTGATAATAGGGAGTGATCTGGGGGCTGAGGGCTGATGCCACGCCCTGGCATAATAAAGAGTTGTGCTGACTTCagagagctttgtgtgtgtgtgtgtgtttgtgtgtctgtgtgtctatgtctgtgtttctgtctgtcgagagctgtctcttctcttccttctgtttctctctttctgtgtgtgtgcacgatgcgtgtctttgtctctggagagaaagagtgtgtgtgtgtgtttgtgtgtgtgtttgtgtgtgtgtgtgtgtgtgtgtttgttaagcCAGAAATAACAGGGtggtgtatttatgtgtgaTCCCAGATAAAAGCTGATGATTCTGGTCAGAAGCCTGGTCCAAATTCCCTCCAAACTCAACAGCCGCATATCAGTGCACTTTTTACATGCAAAGACCCCCTATTTACAGTTTTCGATCGCTTTAATGCTTGCGTAAACTCTTACATCACGTTGTCAACCTGTGACAGTTAACACACAGGTCTAAACAGAATCACCCTGGCCAAAATGACAAATTTCGCTTGCAAAAGACTTAGTAAGTGAGTTCTTAAATGAGTAAGAGCCCTATTGTGACATGTGAAAAGCCTTCTCTCCACTGTCCCTTAGAGTGTAAATAATATGTAACTGTAGTAGGTAACTAGTGTAacttacacaaacaaatacCTCTGCTAAACAAGCAGTGTGTACGAGTAGCGGAATGCCATCCTTATGCCCAGCTGTGTTGCTTCCTACTTGTCTAACAGGAGTAATTCAGGGAACACATAGAGAATGTGAAGAATTCCACAAAACACATGTTAAAGGGTTGCTCCATATGCACGtggtacgtatgtgtgtgtgtgttcatgtgtgtgtgtctgtgtatgtgtgtgtgtccgcatgtgtgtctgtgtgcctatttgtgtttgtgtctgtgcctgtatggatgtgtgtgcatgtgtgtttgtgtgtgtgtcagtgtatgtgtgtgtgcttgtgtgtctgtgtgcatttgtgtgtgtgtcagtgtatgtgtgtgtgcttgtgtgtctgtgtgcctatgtgtgtttgtgtctgtgtgtgcctgggtgtgtgtgtgtttgtgcctgtatgggtgtgtgtgcgtgtgtttgtgcctgtatgggtgtgtgtgcatgtgtgtgtgtgtgtgtctgtgggaaaGTCAGGGCCTCTTCTGTAGCCCTAATGACTGCATTGGGACTCTGAAATGGCTGCTTTGGTGGACATACCTGGGGCAGCGTAAACGGCAGGTAATTGGTGGGCAGACGCCACACGGGGACCataagacacgcacacacagatggcGAGTGGTGGAGCCCACAGATACATCTCCACCAATCTCCCAAAGCATTTAATTACTGCTTTCTCCATGTCATCTATTTCCTGTTGTCCTACATGCTCTTATTTAGTAAACACGTTTATTCAGGCCCAGAGTACTCATTTGGCACACACTTTTATTAGAGTGTGTTAATTTGCCTGTCACTTTCATTGTATTTGCCAGCAGTGCAGTGTTTCTATACATTTTCAGCGTGTGTGTTCCTTTACACAGGTAAAGTTGCTGTTAGCGCCTTTATTAGCCGCTTATGCTATAGAAACATTGACTAACCTTGATCTTCAGATGCTAAAATCTGCAGAAGGGTGGACTGCTTTGTAACACCTTGCCTCTGAAGTGGCTTAGAGTCAAAATACTGATCAGAAACAGTGTTTGTAACAGCATATTTTATTGATTGACATTATAAGAGTCGGTTTGTAGTGTAACAGCATATGTATTTTTGAATAACATTATAAGTGAAGTCACACCTGTAGACCTGTTCAGATATAATCCTGAACAATGGATTCATGTATGAACAAAAGTATACCCTTTTTAAGAGtgttcacaccaagaactaTAACGATAAAACATATCGTACTCGTtgatatgaatgacgacgtttacacataaactgtaacaataacaatatgaagaacaatatcgttggggatcaccttcagagcgattttgagaatgataaaaagctaacagccaatcagaactcatcacattttagccatcaaattcattaacacaaggagactttgcttatcgttggtcagtgtggacgcttttatcgttatggttatagttatggttatagttattgttCCTGGTGTGCACTGCCCTTAACAGTATTTCTAtttaggagagtgtgtgtgtgtgtgtgtgtgtgtgtgtgtgtgcttgtgtgtgtgtgtgtgtgtgtgtgtgcatgtacgtgtgcgtgcacgtgcacacaagTGTGCCCCGTACTCTAGTGAAAGATTTGGTTGTGGGACAGTTTTTTCTAAATGGCTTTCACTGATTCCAGTAGGataacaaacaagaaaaaaaaggtaaggtaaggtaaggtaaggcaGGTACAGGACTctactctctcttttgctcttgcTATCAAGCTGCAGGTTCCAGATCTTTCTTTCTACTGCATTTCCATCAGTGTAGATCACACTACACGATTTTACAGACACCGACAGATTTTGGAAGTCGCCAACGAAAGCCCCAGATAGGAGGCAAATCAGCGCTTACTTGGCGATTACCGATCACTATGTGTGAACTCTTCAAAGACATGCTCCGTGAGGCCTGACAATGTGTCACGGACCACGACTGGACAGCTAAATAAGCAGGCTAGACATCTGGAGGAGTCGCTTATGATGGCAACGAGCTACAGCCAGGCAAATGGTTTCATTTATAAAGGGCTGTTAACAACAGGAACAAAAACTACACAGGCAACCGTAACTATAACCACATgagcgtccacactgaccaacgatagACCAAAGATAGTCTCTCATGTTGATAAATATGATTTTTAAATTTGATGGATCCTCGTTGGCTGtcagttttttttaatcatttttaaaaacactCTGAGAGTGATcaccaacgatatcgttcttaaTGTTGTTATCGTTATATAGTATGCAATGTggacgttgtcattcatatCAACTAGAGCAAGACTTCTATCCTTTTTAAGTTTTTGCTGTTATCGTTATATGCTGCGTTCCTGGTGTGACCGGCCCTTA
It includes:
- the snap29 gene encoding synaptosomal-associated protein 29, yielding MAYPKSHNPFADDDEEETTASRSRGGFNFDDDPAESRMTEAERRQRHLQQEVMRTAQSAVDSSNRSLGLIYESEKVGTETAEELMRQGEALKRTERMVDNMEQDMRTSQRHINSIKSVWGGLVNYFKAKPEPAKPPQRDQPTGYQANSKLQDALSESKQQEDRYEASHPNLRKLDTSGFGASAASNDTPSNQNGYSKNRHLQAAHEKLDDNLDEMCSGLSRLKNLGLGLQSEIDDQDVSLDSLLNKVDNMDGRISSTNRQLKKL